The DNA sequence CGCCGTGAGCGCCACGCTGGCCTCCTCTTCGAAGCGCCCCTGGACTCCCTTTACCTCGATTCGCCGCTCCCGGCCTCCGTCATCGACGCTTCGCACGTCGAAACCCGGCTGCAGGTCAGGCATCGCCTCGGCTCGCCGGCCGTGCTGCTTCTCGTACTGGAGCACCGCCTGCCTTGCGCGGTGATCATCCCGGGGGGTTCCCCGCACAGAGGCTGCGTCGCCGGTGTCCGTGTCGTGATTTCCGCGCGACATGACCAGCATCCGGACATGGTCGGCGGCGCGGCCGCCCGGCGTGGGCGGGCGCGTGCGGCTGCCCCCTTCGGCGGCGTGGTCACGGTGGCCGTTCGGCCGCGCAGGCTTTCCGTCGTCCCGCCGACCGCCCGCTCGCGATTTGCTGCCGCCGAACGGGCCTGAGGCGGCGCGAGGGCCAGGGCGGTTGTCTGCGCCGCCGGCGTGCGGGCCGGATAGACCGGAACTGCTGCGCGGTGTTGGTACGCTCTCGTCTCCGCCGCCGGACACCGAGTCCGGGGCCTTCTCCCGAGCGTCGGTGCCCACATCCGTATCCTCGTCGGCGGAGGAATCCTCCGTCGACGGCTTCTGGCTGATGCCGGACGCTGTTGCAGCCGGCTCGACGCCGAGCCCGTCAGCCAGCAGCTTCAGGTGGCGGCGGAACGCGCTCTCGTCGTCGAGAGCGAAGAGAGCCCCGGTGAGCCGCGGCACCTCCTGTCCGCGCTGCCCCAACTGGAAGTGCTCCACGAGCTGCTCCGCGGCTTGTACGGCGAAGTCGGCGGGATTGCCGACCAGCAGCAACGTCGTGCTCTGATTGTCGACTCCCTCTACGTATGCCCAGACGGCATGGCGCCGAGCGCCTACTCGCAGCGAGAGCGCGTTGTGCAAAGTGACATCGTGCAGGGAAGGCCGATCTTCGAGTTGTGAGAGGGTCGCTGTCAATTGCCGCAACCGGTTGGCCCACGGCGGTTCCGTCGCTCGCTCTCCTGGCTCGACCTCGACTTCGGCCGACAGCAGGGCGACGTCGAGAGCCTGCGCAACACGTCGAACCTGCGCCTTGGTGTCGCCCAGATGGGCGGATGCGACCGCGATCCTGTCCGTCGGCAGGAACTCGCGGATGAGTGGCGACTGCACATCGTCGACCACGAGCGTCGGACCGATGGGATGCCACTCGCGGTGCCCATAGAGCTGCGCCTGCGCACGAGCTTCCTTCCAGGCGCCGACCGGAAGGTCCCCAGCGTCCATATCGTCCAGCACGTAACGGTAGGCGGCGGCGAGGTGGCCGCGGAGCACCTCGACACCGGCTGTTGGTTTCCGTTCCCATGTGTCGAGAAGAAAGGCCAGCGCTTGTCGGCCGGTGGTGGTGTCGGGCAGCGGCTGCAGCTCGGCGGCCGCCTGCACCGCGTCGGCGAGCGCCGGCTCGAAGTCCGAGAGCGCGACCACCCAGCCCCCCAGGTTGCCGCGCGCTCCGGCTCCGGCTCCGGTTCGCCGCACGACCCGGCGCGTCAACGGTACCCCGTGGAGATTCACCACGGCGAGCGCGCGGCGCAGATCGTCCTCCGTTGCCTCTCCGGCTCCGACCGCCTCCAGCGCCTCCCGGAGCAACGCTGCGAGATCGCTGTCGTCTATTTCCGCGGCGCCCCGTCGTTCGAGTCGGCGCAGGGTGGGCGACTGCGGAACTGCGCCCCCGAAATCCACCCCTTCTTCCGCCAACCGGGAAGCGAGATCGCCGTCAATGTCAGCGACCGGCGCGTCCTCCCGGTCGGGGTCGGCGGCGAGCAGCACTTCAGCGGGTCTGCGCCGTTCGCCGTCTGTGCAGAGCAGCCAATCGTGGCTCCGCAGGTCCCGGACCCACTGGGCCGGCGCCCGCCCTGGCGTGGAACGCCGGTAGTGAAAGAAGCTGGTCGCCGAATGACATCCCTGCCCGCGGAAGGCGTGGTGCTCAAGCGTTAACCACTCCTGCAGTGCCGCTCGCGGGACGCTGTCGATCGCGAACGGAAAGTGACGATCGTGGACTTTGTAGCCCGCGTCGTTCGCCTGTTCGACCTCCGCTACGTCGACGCCGATTCGCGTCGCCACCCGATCTCTCTCGGATCGGGGCATCCGTTCCGTTCGCACCTCGGTTGCACCTGCACCGCACACCTCGAGGCGTTCGAGGAACGCCACGACGGCCGAGCGGTCGACGATGTCGGCGTAGGCCGCGACGAGAGCAGGTTGTGAAAAGAGACCACGCCGGCTCTCGCCGCCGGGGACCAGCGGATTTGCCATGAGTGCGTCCGTGGGCTTGCAGGGCCCTTCTTCTGTCAGGACCAACGGCACGAGGTCCTGGCGCAACGGACCCTTGCCGAGCGCCCACGCCAGGAGTTCCACCAATGGAAGCTCGGCGCCCTCGTCGGCCGCCCGCCGAATCAAGTCGGCGAGCTTCACCTCGTTATGGTGTTCCTTCAGCCATCTGACGCCGGCATCATGAGGCCGGTTGTTCACACGATTGCGGATGCCAGACTGCAATTGCCGACCGCGGGTCGGCAGAAACGCAACCAGCGCTTCGGCGACAGCGCGCCCGCTTGGCTTGCGCCTGCTTGGCGGCTCCTCGTTCAACCACGAGGTGTCGCGCGCCGCCGCCCATCCGCCCGCCTTCGTCGGGACGACCGGAGCATGGTGCCACTCGTTCTTTGCGATACCACGCCAGAGCGCGAAAAGGGCATCCGGCCGCTCGTCTTCCGGGAGTGCGCGCCACCAGTTCGGCAGCGTGTCCCTCCATGCGACTTCGTCGGCCTCGAGTACGCTCCCCCACTCCAGCCAGATCGCGAAGTCCGTGGCGCGTTCTCCCAACAGGTGTGCGTCCATGACCGTCGAACCGAAGAGCAGGTCGGGGCGCCACGAGGAAACGAAGTCGGCGTGGAAGGGTTCGGGTAGGACTGCCGCCTGTTCGGGAGTACAGAACTGTCTTGGGCCCGGGCCGTGGACCGGCACGATCGGCTTATCGGCGAGGGTCCGGGCAAGGTCCTCGCGCAGATTCCGGAATGGGCCGGCCAGCAGGCCACCGTCGTCATCGGGTTCGCACAAGGCACGGTAGCCGCGTTCCCGCATGGCATCCGATTCGCCGGACAGCCAGATCAACAATTGGCGGACGATTTCCGGAACCTGTCCCACGATGGCTTCCTGCCAGGCGTCTCCAGCGACCTCGCGCAGTTGCTGCCGGTCGACGTTGACGAACCAGTCGGCCTGCAGGTGGAATCCGAAGGGAATCCGGACCTGTGTGGGTAGCGTCGCGTACACGCATCCATGATCGGCCGGACTCGGCAGGCCGTCGTCGTCGAGCCGCAGCAGACCGACGACTTGCCGTTCTGCCCGCCGGCCTCCCGGGTCGACCTGATCGTGAGTTTCTTGCCGCACCTCTAGGAAACGGCGCATGGCGGCGTCGTCCGGGCGGTAGTGGGCGACGAACGCCTTCCAGCGCCAGCGTGCGTCGCTCCCCGAACGGCGGACGGTAACGATGTCGTCTTCGACCGAGAGCTTCCAGACGACCTCGTCGACGCTGACCTGGGTGAGGCCGCGCAGTGCAAGCACCGCGAGCGTGGTCCGGTTCTCGGTCGACGCCAGCCGTTCCAGGTCGTCCGTCACCGGGCGCCGCGGCTCTGCGGGTCGACCGAGCAAGAATGCGGTGGTGTAACCCGCGTCCGGTGCGGGGACTTCGTCGTCCCAGTGTGGACGCAGCGTGTCGAACCACTCTGGTACCTCCGATTCGAGATCTCCGCGTCGGACGCCGACATCGAACCGGAAACGCCAGTCGGCGTCCGAGACGCGCGCCTCCCGAAAACGCGCGAAGACCGACTTGAAGCCCACGCCCATGAAGCCCACCGTGGCGAGTCCCTTGGTGGACGCGCCGAGCGAAGACAGGCCTCTGACGTCGGATTCGTCCAGCGCAAGGCGACCGTCGTGCTGGAACACTACGGCGTCGCCTTCCGATCGCCAGCAGACCCGCCTCGCGCATGCGTCCACGGCGTTCTGCGTCAACTCGTAGATGTACATCCACGGGTGCGGCAGGCCGGCCGACAGCAGTTTCTGGACCGCTGTGCGTGCTCCCTTCCCGAATTCGTCTTCGTTTTTCTGTCGGATCCTGTCGACCACGCTGCGGCGGTCTGCATTCGTTGTCAAGCGTTGTCCTCCCTCGGTCGTTCTGCGCCTCGCCAGCCTCAGCGGAACGGAGCCGCAGGCGGTCGTTGATGGCTCCAGTGGCCATCGGGTCGATCATCGGATCGCACGAGCAGTCCTGCAAGTCGGCTCGCGCCTTGCCGCGGTCGGCGATCTTCCCCGTAGGCTCTCGGTTGTCCACGCGATGCGCGAGCGGCACGGTGGGCAGATCGAGCGCTGGGAGCGTATCCGTCAGACCGACGCCTTGACCAAGTCCGGCGAGAAGTGCGAAGACATCATCTGCACTCGCTGATGATGATGTCGCTCGCGCTGCCGCAGTCTCGGAGTCCCATTGATGGTCGCCCGCTCTTCAGCCGTCGGCCGCTCCAATCGATTGTCAGGCTGGCTCTCAGCGCGGCGCGTGTCCGCTCAGCGGAGTCCGTCTCCGGGATGATCCGCGGCACTTGACTTCCGTCACGGATCACGACGAGCGTGGCGCCGTTCTCTACGGCGTGGATGTAGCTGTCGAGATCCGATTCGAGTTCCTGTAGGCTCACCTGCCGCTCTGGCATCTCATGCTCACCCCCGCCGCCCGATCACCCCAAGAGCCGTTGGGCAGGGTAGCATCAGAAATGGAGGAGGGCAGCATGGCTGTCGTGCACATCGAGGCGGAGATCCCCTGGCGAATCGGTCGGGCAGATGGTGAGCATTGGGTCGGCATCTGCGATCCGCTCGAACTCACCGTCGAGTCCGAGACGTGGGCGGACCTGATGGAGGACATCGCACGGACCCTTGATGCGATGCTTCACGACCTACTGTCCAACAACGAGCTGGATCAGTTCTTGCGGGATCGTGGCTGGACCGCGCACGGCCCCACGAACGGTGCCGAGGCTGTCCGATTCGACATCCCGTTCATCCCCGCACTGGTTCAGCCGGATGATACGACGGCAGCGTTTCATCGCTAAGGTCCGGTCGTTGGGCTGCGGGTACAAAATCGACGCGGAAGCGCACGTCCTCTAGCGCAGAGCCGGCGGGATCCACTACATATCCGGTCCGCCCGACAGCCGCATCCCGTGACGGAATTAACCGTCTTCGTGACACGCAACGGCAGACAAAGTTCATCGCCATGAATCTTCCGGACGGACAGTCGCTCGAACTCACAGCGGGCGGCCAGAACGTACTCGTCAAGGAGATCGTCGAGCAGCTTGCGCCGCGCTTCACCCCCGGCGGCTACGTGATCTACGGCGGCGACACGGCGGAAGAGCACCTGCTCTACGACGAAGAGTACCTGCGGGACCTGGGCGTTGAGATCGACCGGTATGGGAAGATGCCGGACGTCGTGATCCGCTACGTCGAGCGCAACTGGCTCATTCTCATTGAGGCTGTCACGTCGCACGGTCCGGTGAACGTCCTGCGCCACAACCAACTCAAGGACCTCTTCGCCGGGTCAATAGCCGGGCTCGTCTTCGTTACGACGTTTCTCGACCGTGCGACGATGGGCGAGTACTTGCCGGAGATCGCTTGGGAGACGGAGGTGTGGGTCGCCGATGCGCCTCGTCTCCCGTTATCAATCGGGCTCTGCCCGATTTGGCGTGACACACTACAGGACCCTGACGAACATGAAGTCACTACCCGATGCTGAGCTGAAGAGTCTCGCTACAGCACCTGGACCAAGGCAGTACCTCGCGTTCGACGAGATGGCGCGCCGAATACGGGGCAACCCGTCGCGTTGGATTCAGCACGAGGAGCCGTGGATTCGGAGTCCTGTAGATTTCACACGCGGGCTCAACGCCAAAGAGATGGAGTGGGCCTTTCTGAAATGGTCTCAGCAGTTGAACGACGTCGAACCCGAGCTCGATCAGGAGCAAGAAGTGAGGATCGAGGAACTTGAGCGCCATCTCGACCAGGATCCTGATTCCCTTGAGAATAGGTATTTCAACGCGATCGGCGAAGAAATACGCCGACAACGGGACATGACAACCGAAGGCGCAGTGCGCAGCCGCTTGGAACGGATCACCTTGAAGGGGTTCAAGACGATCCGGGAACTGGTCGACTTTGAACCTCACTCACAAACCGTGCTAATTGGGCCCAACGGCGCTGGGAAGTCGAACTTCATTTCGTTCTTCCGCATGATGAGCTGGGCGTTGTCCGGCCCCGACAAGCTGGCGTTGCACGTGAGCCAGCAGGGTACTTCGCGCCGGCTTCTCCACGATGGCCCCGCCCATACCCGAGAGATCGAGGCCGAGTTGACGATCCGAACGGCAAGCGGAAGGAACGAGTACGCTTTTCGGCTCTTCCATGCCGCAGGAGACACGCTCGTTTTCGCCGAGGAGCGGTATCGATTCACACGCGCGGGACGACAGACCAAGGCGACTTGGAAGACTCTGGGCGCCGGACACAAGGACCCTCAACTCCCCGCTGCCGCGGTCGAAGATCAGACTGCACAGGTCATCCGCACGCTGCTGCGGAAGATGGTGGTCTATCAGTTTCATAACACGTCCGGCACTGCCCGAATTCGCGGCAAGTGGCCGGCTGGAGACAATCGCTGGCTCAAGGAGGATGCCGGCAACCTGGCGCCGGTACTCCACCGGCTACGAACACGAGCCCCGCGACACTACCAGCGCATCGTGGACACCATTCGACTCGTGCTGCCGATGTTCACCGATTTCGAGCTCGAACCGGAGGGTCGTGATCTGATGCTGGCTTGGCGCGAGCGAGATACGGACGAGGTGTTCGACGCCTCTCAGGCGTCCGACGGCTTCCTGCGCATAGCCGCGCTGATAACCCTGCTGCTGCAGCCGGCGCAGGATCTCCCTGACGTGCTGATTCTCGACGAACCCGAACTCGGCCTGCACCCATCGGCAATAGACGTGGTCGGCGGACTGATCGCGGCGGCGGCTACGAACATCCAGATCATTGCGGCAACACAGTCGGTCCCGCTGGTCGACTGCTTCGATCCTGGCGACGTCGTGGTCGTCGAACGGCCGGATCGCGCATCTACGTTCAAGCGGCTGGATCCCACCGCACTGAGGGAGTGGCTCGAAGCGTACTCGGTATCCGAGTTGTGGGAGAAGAACGTTATCGGAGGGCGGCCCTGATGTACCTCCGCCTGAACTTCATTGTCGAAGGACAGACCGAGGAGAGATTCGTCA is a window from the Acidobacteriota bacterium genome containing:
- a CDS encoding DUF3883 domain-containing protein; the protein is MTTNADRRSVVDRIRQKNEDEFGKGARTAVQKLLSAGLPHPWMYIYELTQNAVDACARRVCWRSEGDAVVFQHDGRLALDESDVRGLSSLGASTKGLATVGFMGVGFKSVFARFREARVSDADWRFRFDVGVRRGDLESEVPEWFDTLRPHWDDEVPAPDAGYTTAFLLGRPAEPRRPVTDDLERLASTENRTTLAVLALRGLTQVSVDEVVWKLSVEDDIVTVRRSGSDARWRWKAFVAHYRPDDAAMRRFLEVRQETHDQVDPGGRRAERQVVGLLRLDDDGLPSPADHGCVYATLPTQVRIPFGFHLQADWFVNVDRQQLREVAGDAWQEAIVGQVPEIVRQLLIWLSGESDAMRERGYRALCEPDDDGGLLAGPFRNLREDLARTLADKPIVPVHGPGPRQFCTPEQAAVLPEPFHADFVSSWRPDLLFGSTVMDAHLLGERATDFAIWLEWGSVLEADEVAWRDTLPNWWRALPEDERPDALFALWRGIAKNEWHHAPVVPTKAGGWAAARDTSWLNEEPPSRRKPSGRAVAEALVAFLPTRGRQLQSGIRNRVNNRPHDAGVRWLKEHHNEVKLADLIRRAADEGAELPLVELLAWALGKGPLRQDLVPLVLTEEGPCKPTDALMANPLVPGGESRRGLFSQPALVAAYADIVDRSAVVAFLERLEVCGAGATEVRTERMPRSERDRVATRIGVDVAEVEQANDAGYKVHDRHFPFAIDSVPRAALQEWLTLEHHAFRGQGCHSATSFFHYRRSTPGRAPAQWVRDLRSHDWLLCTDGERRRPAEVLLAADPDREDAPVADIDGDLASRLAEEGVDFGGAVPQSPTLRRLERRGAAEIDDSDLAALLREALEAVGAGEATEDDLRRALAVVNLHGVPLTRRVVRRTGAGAGARGNLGGWVVALSDFEPALADAVQAAAELQPLPDTTTGRQALAFLLDTWERKPTAGVEVLRGHLAAAYRYVLDDMDAGDLPVGAWKEARAQAQLYGHREWHPIGPTLVVDDVQSPLIREFLPTDRIAVASAHLGDTKAQVRRVAQALDVALLSAEVEVEPGERATEPPWANRLRQLTATLSQLEDRPSLHDVTLHNALSLRVGARRHAVWAYVEGVDNQSTTLLLVGNPADFAVQAAEQLVEHFQLGQRGQEVPRLTGALFALDDESAFRRHLKLLADGLGVEPAATASGISQKPSTEDSSADEDTDVGTDAREKAPDSVSGGGDESVPTPRSSSGLSGPHAGGADNRPGPRAASGPFGGSKSRAGGRRDDGKPARPNGHRDHAAEGGSRTRPPTPGGRAADHVRMLVMSRGNHDTDTGDAASVRGTPRDDHRARQAVLQYEKQHGRRAEAMPDLQPGFDVRSVDDGGRERRIEVKGVQGRFEEEASVALTAKQANDALRNDDERVEYWLYVVDSTETERPRVFPIRWARERTRLRYGFYAYAWRDTAEHPAEATAEGLIALSPAAPEPLDPGDLPLNYNPVDDERLT
- a CDS encoding AAA family ATPase, with the protein product MTTEGAVRSRLERITLKGFKTIRELVDFEPHSQTVLIGPNGAGKSNFISFFRMMSWALSGPDKLALHVSQQGTSRRLLHDGPAHTREIEAELTIRTASGRNEYAFRLFHAAGDTLVFAEERYRFTRAGRQTKATWKTLGAGHKDPQLPAAAVEDQTAQVIRTLLRKMVVYQFHNTSGTARIRGKWPAGDNRWLKEDAGNLAPVLHRLRTRAPRHYQRIVDTIRLVLPMFTDFELEPEGRDLMLAWRERDTDEVFDASQASDGFLRIAALITLLLQPAQDLPDVLILDEPELGLHPSAIDVVGGLIAAAATNIQIIAATQSVPLVDCFDPGDVVVVERPDRASTFKRLDPTALREWLEAYSVSELWEKNVIGGRP